The following are from one region of the Pseudorasbora parva isolate DD20220531a chromosome 12, ASM2467924v1, whole genome shotgun sequence genome:
- the aanat1 gene encoding serotonin N-acetyltransferase, which yields MSVVSALPFLKPIHMRAPISPGRQRRHTLPASEFRSLNTEDAISVFEIEREAFISVSGECPLHLDEVRHFLTLCPELSLGWFEQGRLVAFIIGSLWDQDRLSNDALIFHKPHGTTVHIHVLAVHRTFRQQGKGSILLWRYLQYLRCLPYVRRAVLMCEDFLVPFYQKSGFKGQGPSEITVGPLTFIEMYYPIRGHAFMRRNSGC from the exons ATGTCAGTAGTGAGCGCACTGCCTTTCCTGAAGCCCATCCACATGAGAGCTCCGATCTCCCCTGGACGCCAACGCCGGCACACGCTCCCCGCCAGCGAGTTCCGCTCACTCAACACTGAGGACGCCATCAGTGTGTTCGAAATAGAGAGAGAGG CTTTTATATCTGTGTCTGGTGAATGTCCTCTTCATCTGGATGAGGTCCGGCACTTCCTCACCCTCTGTCCTGAGCTTTCTTTGGGCTGGTTTGAACAGGGGAGGCTTGTTGCGTTTATCATTGGATCTCTCTGGGACCAGGACCGTCTTAGCAAT GATGCATTGATCTTTCATAAGCCTCATGGGACTACTGTCCACATCCATGTGCTGGCAGTCCACCGGACCTTCCGCCAGCAGGGAAAAGGATCCATCCTGCTGTGGCGTTACTTGCAGTATTTGCGCTGTCTACCATATGTCCGCCGTGCCGTGCTCATGTGTGAGGACTTCCTGGTGCCCTTCTACCAGAAGTCTGGCTTTAAAGGGCAGGGTCCTTCTGAAATCACTGTAGGACCACTTACCTTCATCGAGATGTATTATCCTATACGGGGACATGCATTCATGCGTCGTAACAGTGGCTGTTAA